Proteins encoded in a region of the Campylobacter geochelonis genome:
- a CDS encoding UDP-2,3-diacylglucosamine diphosphatase — MILYKKDIIKDEESEFRSIFISDLHLGTKFAKSKELLEFFKYTKSENLYLVGDIIDGWAIKRKIHWAQSHSDVVQKILKKARKDTSVFYVSGNHDDFLRGFLPLRLGNSLEIRDCFDYISLKGERFLVTHGDFFDSVTMTKKWLAMLGNIGYDFLLNVNQQLVWVCHKLKIQSQWSLSAYVKENVKSTVNFITDFEDILSTHAKKNKYNGVICGHIHKAEIRSIDGVVYVNCGDWVESCTAVVETLNGEFKLIKWI; from the coding sequence ATGATTTTATATAAAAAAGATATCATAAAAGATGAAGAGAGCGAGTTTAGGTCAATTTTTATATCTGATTTGCATCTAGGGACTAAATTTGCAAAAAGCAAAGAGCTTTTGGAATTTTTTAAATACACCAAAAGTGAGAATTTATATCTAGTTGGCGATATTATCGATGGTTGGGCTATAAAACGTAAAATTCACTGGGCGCAGTCACACTCTGATGTTGTACAAAAAATTTTAAAAAAAGCCAGAAAAGATACATCGGTTTTTTATGTCAGTGGAAATCACGATGATTTTTTGCGCGGATTTTTGCCTTTAAGGCTTGGGAATTCGCTTGAGATTAGAGATTGTTTTGATTATATATCGTTAAAAGGCGAGAGATTTTTGGTAACTCATGGTGATTTTTTCGATAGTGTTACGATGACAAAAAAGTGGCTAGCTATGCTCGGAAATATAGGTTATGACTTTTTGTTAAATGTAAATCAACAGCTAGTTTGGGTTTGTCATAAGCTTAAAATCCAAAGCCAATGGTCGCTATCTGCATATGTAAAAGAAAATGTCAAAAGTACTGTAAATTTTATAACTGATTTTGAAGATATTTTAAGCACTCACGCAAAGAAAAATAAGTATAATGGCGTGATATGTGGGCATATACACAAAGCTGAGATTAGAAGTATAGATGGAGTGGTTTATGTTAATTGTGGGGATTGGGTTGAGTCTTGTACTGCAGTCGTAGAAACGCTAAATGGGGAGTTTAAACTGATAAAATGGATATAA
- a CDS encoding patatin-like phospholipase family protein produces the protein MQIALSLSGGAARGVFHLGVLAKFDEVGIEVGAISGSSIGSMIGVCYAAGMGAKEILKVVKTKEFKKVFKINLPYKSLVKIDKNANAIKELLQVDRLENLLVKTYVGCVDLYSGKMEYFSSGDTLKIVLGSCALVPIFEPIRYENYLLADGGFMDNMPLAPLKKHKLKIVGVDLHPTSKFSPKSSISYTTRALSLMMSSSIKRQQNSCDVYISNPNLANFSLFSFKNFDEMFELGYNSVNKEIIKKIKERV, from the coding sequence ATGCAAATAGCTTTATCTTTAAGTGGTGGAGCGGCTAGAGGAGTGTTTCATCTTGGAGTTTTGGCTAAATTTGATGAGGTTGGTATAGAAGTTGGCGCGATTTCAGGTAGTAGTATAGGCTCGATGATTGGCGTTTGTTATGCCGCTGGTATGGGAGCAAAAGAGATTTTAAAAGTAGTAAAAACAAAAGAATTTAAAAAGGTTTTTAAGATAAATTTACCATACAAAAGCCTCGTTAAAATCGATAAAAACGCCAACGCGATAAAAGAGCTTTTGCAAGTTGATAGGCTAGAAAATTTGCTAGTTAAAACCTATGTTGGTTGCGTTGATTTATATAGTGGCAAAATGGAGTATTTTAGTAGCGGAGATACGCTTAAAATAGTTCTTGGAAGCTGCGCGTTGGTGCCGATTTTTGAACCTATAAGATATGAAAACTATCTTTTAGCTGACGGGGGATTTATGGATAATATGCCACTTGCTCCACTTAAAAAACATAAGCTTAAAATAGTCGGAGTTGATTTGCACCCAACGTCAAAATTTAGTCCAAAAAGTTCGATTAGCTACACTACAAGGGCGCTTTCTTTGATGATGTCTTCATCTATAAAAAGACAACAAAACAGCTGCGATGTCTATATTAGCAACCCAAATTTGGCTAACTTTAGTCTATTTAGTTTTAAAAATTTTGATGAGATGTTTGAATTAGGCTATAATAGCGTAAATAAGGAAATTATAAAGAAAATTAAGGAGCGAGTATGA
- a CDS encoding HAD family hydrolase, with protein MTLSVFDLDKTLILKDSYDLWHEYLLEEGILSEDFIAKNNEMIELYDLGKLNMDEYIKFSVQSLSRLNLDEISALMPKFLANKISHIIHDDAKKWIKNADHKLIISATPEYVVKPIANLLKVDECIGVRLKVRDNYYIGEYHKPLSFQEGKVEALKIWLMDKSLKPDKIIFYTDSINDLAMCEFADETYCVNPDPKLRQIAKERGWSILEPRI; from the coding sequence ATGACTCTAAGTGTGTTTGACTTAGATAAGACTTTGATTTTAAAAGACAGTTATGATTTGTGGCATGAGTATCTTTTAGAAGAGGGGATTTTAAGCGAGGATTTTATAGCTAAAAATAACGAAATGATAGAGCTTTACGACTTAGGAAAGCTAAATATGGATGAGTATATAAAATTTTCAGTCCAGTCGCTAAGTAGGCTAAATTTAGATGAAATTTCAGCTTTAATGCCAAAATTTTTAGCCAACAAAATCTCACATATAATCCACGATGATGCCAAAAAATGGATAAAAAACGCAGACCACAAGCTTATCATCTCAGCCACGCCAGAATACGTCGTAAAACCAATCGCAAATTTACTTAAGGTTGATGAGTGTATCGGAGTTAGGTTAAAAGTGCGAGATAACTACTATATAGGCGAGTATCACAAGCCTTTAAGCTTTCAAGAGGGCAAGGTTGAAGCGCTTAAAATTTGGCTTATGGATAAAAGCTTAAAGCCAGATAAAATCATCTTTTACACAGACTCTATAAACGATCTTGCGATGTGTGAGTTTGCCGATGAAACATACTGTGTAAATCCAGATCCAAAACTACGACAAATCGCAAAAGAGCGAGGTTGGAGCATTTTAGAGCCAAGAATTTAG
- a CDS encoding gamma carbonic anhydrase family protein: MIKFKNISPNVAKSAFIADGAKVIGDVSIGEDSSVWFNCVLRGDVNYIKIGKRTNVQDLTTIHVWHASYSEDGELLDAGYPTIIGDDVTIGHNCVIHACKIDDRCLVGMNAVVMDGAKIGCESIVGAGSVITKGKVFPPRSLILGSPAKLVRQLNDEEAKSLLESAQNYVKFKDEFLKNCE, translated from the coding sequence ATGATTAAATTTAAAAACATATCGCCAAATGTTGCAAAAAGCGCATTTATAGCAGATGGAGCGAAAGTTATCGGCGATGTTAGTATTGGAGAAGATAGTAGCGTGTGGTTTAACTGCGTTTTAAGAGGCGATGTTAATTACATAAAAATCGGCAAAAGAACCAACGTGCAAGATCTAACAACTATCCATGTTTGGCATGCTAGTTATAGCGAAGATGGTGAGCTTTTAGACGCTGGATATCCAACTATCATCGGCGATGATGTGACTATCGGGCATAACTGTGTGATTCATGCTTGCAAGATTGATGATAGATGTTTAGTAGGCATGAATGCAGTCGTGATGGATGGTGCTAAAATCGGGTGCGAGAGTATAGTTGGTGCAGGAAGCGTCATAACTAAAGGCAAGGTTTTTCCACCTCGCTCTTTGATTTTAGGAAGTCCAGCAAAACTCGTTAGGCAACTAAACGATGAAGAGGCAAAAAGCCTTTTAGAATCGGCTCAAAACTATGTTAAATTTAAAGATGAGTTTTTAAAAAATTGCGAATAA
- a CDS encoding CreA family protein produces MKKIMILTCFAVLLSANEHNFIGSVSTAWKLLGKNDRIEVISVKDPKVDGVTCYVSYAKKGGTSELVGLEEDTSDASVSCVQTDSKIVVFGDVKKEEDIFKKRSSILFKKTHVVRMFDEKAQTFIYLVYSDKLVDGSPNNSVSAVPCKQAVGNVCEFKDEK; encoded by the coding sequence ATGAAAAAAATTATGATTTTAACTTGTTTTGCTGTTTTGTTATCAGCAAACGAACACAACTTCATCGGCTCAGTATCGACTGCGTGGAAGCTGCTTGGCAAAAACGATCGCATTGAAGTTATTTCAGTAAAAGATCCAAAAGTTGATGGCGTAACCTGTTATGTATCTTATGCTAAAAAAGGTGGTACAAGCGAACTGGTGGGGCTTGAAGAAGATACAAGCGACGCTTCTGTTTCTTGCGTGCAAACAGATTCTAAAATCGTTGTATTTGGCGATGTGAAAAAAGAGGAAGATATATTTAAAAAACGAAGCTCTATCCTTTTTAAAAAGACTCACGTTGTTAGAATGTTTGATGAAAAAGCCCAAACTTTTATTTACTTAGTCTACTCCGATAAACTAGTCGATGGCTCGCCAAACAACTCAGTTTCGGCAGTTCCGTGCAAACAAGCAGTTGGAAATGTGTGCGAGTTTAAAGATGAAAAATAA
- a CDS encoding aspartate carbamoyltransferase catalytic subunit, protein MSYKHKDLLGTRELSRDEILFFLDSAKEFKNLNNQSIKKSDNLRGKTVINAFFENSTRTRISFETAAKRLGADAINFSAAQSSTKKGETLIDTIRNMEAMKTDIFVVRHECSGSAEFIAKNTDASIVNGGDGLNEHPTQALLDLFTIRENKGKFEGLNVAIIGDIEHSRVARSNIWAMHKLGINVRLFAPPMMMPHRVEVFECEVAKTMEEALDGVDVIMMLRIQLERQGGAVAFPSGREYSKFFGLNKNRVKLANPNPLIFHPGPINRGVEINSDVADGEHSFVLNQVENGVAVRMAVLDILNKNRG, encoded by the coding sequence ATGTCATATAAACACAAAGATTTGCTAGGCACAAGAGAGCTTAGTAGGGATGAAATTCTGTTTTTTCTGGATAGTGCGAAAGAATTCAAAAATTTAAACAATCAAAGCATTAAAAAGTCAGATAACTTGCGTGGCAAAACTGTTATCAATGCTTTTTTTGAAAACTCAACGAGAACTAGAATCTCGTTTGAAACTGCAGCAAAACGCCTCGGAGCGGATGCTATAAACTTCTCAGCCGCCCAAAGTAGCACTAAAAAGGGCGAAACGCTAATTGATACTATTAGAAATATGGAAGCTATGAAAACAGACATTTTTGTCGTGCGACATGAGTGTTCGGGAAGCGCTGAATTTATAGCTAAAAATACAGACGCAAGTATTGTAAATGGAGGAGATGGGCTAAACGAACATCCAACTCAAGCTTTGCTAGATCTTTTTACTATACGTGAAAACAAAGGTAAATTTGAAGGGCTAAATGTCGCGATTATAGGCGATATCGAGCACAGCAGAGTCGCACGAAGTAACATATGGGCGATGCATAAGCTAGGTATAAATGTTCGCCTTTTCGCGCCTCCGATGATGATGCCTCACAGAGTAGAAGTATTTGAGTGCGAAGTGGCAAAAACTATGGAAGAAGCGCTTGATGGCGTTGATGTTATCATGATGCTTAGAATTCAGCTAGAACGTCAAGGTGGTGCGGTTGCGTTTCCATCAGGAAGAGAATATAGCAAATTTTTTGGACTTAACAAAAACCGTGTAAAACTAGCAAACCCTAATCCGCTAATCTTTCATCCAGGTCCTATAAATAGGGGAGTTGAGATAAATTCAGATGTGGCTGATGGAGAGCACTCTTTTGTGCTAAATCAAGTTGAAAATGGAGTTGCCGTTAGAATGGCAGTTTTAGATATATTAAATAAAAATCGAGGCTAA